ATCTCCTGTACTCTATGATGGCTACGGTCTTGTTGCAGTCAGTGCGGCAGAGACCGAAGACGTGGTGACGACACCTGCACCAACTGCTACCCCGGATGAAGCAACGCCGACTGCATCAGGCAGCATCTTCACCACCCTTGCACTCATTTGTGCAGTCTTCGGCATTGCCGGATATGCGGCAATGAAGAAGAGATAATCTTCTTTTTTCCGTCCGTTTTTTGTTCAGCGGGTTTACCGCTGCACACTGCTCAGGAACGGATGATTTTCCCGAATCGATATCGAATTTTGGGTGTGAAAAAAGGGGTATGCCGCCAAAAAGAAAATATAGTATCCCGATAGCCGGTTTATCGTGATATTTCCGGAGAGAAGAATTATTTCTGCTGTCTTCGTTTCCACCAGGACAGTCTGAGCCACGCAAGTTCATCCCTGACATATTCTGTCCAGGTGTGGGTCTCTTCTGCGAGCCGGGTGATCCGTGTGTCATTTTGGTCCAGCTGGCTGTCAACATGTGTGATCCAGGTGTCCACTGCTTCCATCTGTTCCTGGATGGCGGCGACCTGTCGTTCAAGCCGGTCGATACGTTCTCCGAATTCTTCCCGGTCTCTGACCATTTTCTCTTCCAGGGAGGTGATACGGTCGGCAAACCGGGAAAACTGCTGCCCCTGCATTGCAACCGTCTGAATGAGATGATTGGGAACACTACCGTGACCTGCCGTTATTTTTTGTTTCTGCACGGTATTCTCATCTTCACGTGTTTTGGAAATGGAACTGAGACGGGACGCAGGCGCGGGTTTCCCTTTGTGTTTTCTGAGCTCTTCTGAATGTCTTGTTTGCGCGGTTTTTTGTCCTGCCTGCTTCTTTTGTTCTTCATCAGCGATTGCCGTAAATACATCTGCTGCCCGTTCGTCGTATACCTGAATTCTTCCTACCTGCCGGGAAGATATCCGGTTGCCATGGCGGTGTGCGATATCATGTACCTGTTCTTCAGAGAGCCCTGTCATCTCTGCAATATCTGCTGCCTTCAGCTTTTTTCCGGGTATCTGTTTCATTGATTGTCTCCTCGGGTGCATTGCACACAAAACGGCCCTGCTAACACGTTGAGTACTTCTGTACCGGTATACATTAATGCTCTCGTCCCGTATTCTGAGGTATGGGGTTCTTTCACCAGGTGCTTCCCGGCATCGGGACGAAATATGAACTGGAGACAGATAGCGGAGACATTATTTCTGTCATCTTCATGGCAAACGGCAGGGTTCAGCTGTACACCCAGCCGGCACGATGTCCGGAATGTTATGCCGCAGATCTAAATCCAATGGAGACACGCCGATTGGGGAATGTCCTTACCGGCGCCATTATGGAGGCGGAGGAGGAAGGGGTGGAGATTGCATTCTCCGCTCTGGCAGATCTCAGGATTGTGGTACACACCTATATCATCGGTGCGAAACTCGCCGGAAAGGCAATCAGTGATCTCGATATCCGTTCCCGCACCGGAGTGACCGTCCTCGCGGTTTCACGTGATGGGAAAAATACGGTGAATCCGCGTCCGGATTTCAGATTTATTTCGGGAGATGCTGTTGTCGTTATCGGAGAATCCGACCAGATCCGTGCATTTGAGCAGGAGTTTATGGAGTAAACCGGATGGAAGGAATTGCCGTTGCACTGGCAGTATGTGTAGGAGTGGCACTCATTTGCCGCCGATATGCTATTCCGCCCATTCCCTTTTATATCATCACTGGTCTGCTCTTAGGGACTGCGGGCCTTGGTGTTGTGCATTCGTCTGAGGTTTCTGAATGGATCGCCCACATGGGTCTCTTGTTCCTGCTCTTCACGATGGGTCTTCATCTTCACCCGGGTGAGGTTGCGAAGCGGCGCAGCTCGTTTCTGAAGGCAGGAATTATTGATCTCTGCATTAATTTTTCTGCTGGGTTTGCGGTCGCATTTATCATTGGGTTGCCACTCTATGATGCGGTGGTGCTCGCAGGTGCATTTTATATTTCAAGTTCCGCAATCGCGCTCTCATCGCTTATTGATAACCGTAAACTTGGGTTTCGGGAATCTGATACGGTTATCTGGCTGATGGTCTTTGAGGATATTATACTCGTTGCACTGCTGATTATGTTAGCCTCACAGGACGTGTCCCCCCTTCGCACAATAGGAATTATCCTCTGTGTGGCAGTGGCTGCCTTTACCTTTGCATGGAAATTCAGGGGTCATCTCCACCAGTTCTTTGCACGGGAAGATGAACTTCCAATACTGGTAGTTTTTCTCAGTGTTGTGCTCGCCGTCGCCATCGCTGGTGTGACCGGTGTACCTGACAGCCTGCTTGTCATCATTCTTGGTTCAGCCATATCACTTGTCGCATCAGAACGTGCAGAAGCGGTCGCCCGCCCGTTCAGAGAGGTGTTCCTGGTTGTATTTTTTGTCTTTTTTGGGATATCTGTCAGTTTTTCCGGTGCACCATCGCTGATTCTCCTCGCATCTGTGATTATTCTTGCAATTGTCACCAAGTTCTGTTCAGGGGTTTTAATCGGGAAAGTTATTCATGGAAGAGCTCTCTCCGGAATTGATATATGGGCAGATACGACATCACGGGGAGAATTTTCTATTCTTCTGGCACTGTTATACGGGTCATCTGCTGTCGTCCCTGTCGTTGCTGCCCTCGTGGTTGTAACATCATGTGTTGGTTCATTCACCGGAAAATATAGCATACGTATCCGGCGGTGGTTTGGGGGTATCACTGCCGGAAAATAATCCCGGTTACCTGCAATTTTTATTTTTATTGCAGTAGGTATCCCAGGATTAATGGGGTTTCTTTCCTGTTCGTTGTGAATAGCATGATGAGAGGGTATCAAAATATGGGGAATATCTTGCTGAATGTCTTCTTTGGGAGTGAATCTGTTACTGTTGTATGCATTTGCCTGAAATAGCGATGGCTTGTTTTGCCATTTAAATCCTACAAAATTTATTTATATGGTTATTGAAGAATATACCATATCCTCCTATGATGTGATAATATGAAACAACAGTCAGTGGTGTATCTGAACAGTCGTAAACCCGCTGATTTTGAGAAACAAAAAGTTGATATTGAAAATTTTTGCAAATATCGGTTTGAGATTGAGCGGATATTTCATGATAATCAGTCTCCTTTCATTCCTGCGTCAAATCGTTCCGAATTCATTGAAATGGTTAATTACTGTGCGGAAAAAGGCATTTCGAATATCATTTTTTATGATCTGGATACAACGCTGAAGATCCCTGATGTTTTCATTAGTGAGCTTTCCATCGTTTTAGAAAGGGGGTATATCCCATACTGGGCCCGCGGCGATTTTATTTCAGGAAGGTATGATTCTGATGAACGGAGGGAAGCTGTAAATGCATTTTCCCGGTATCTTGAACAGTTTGCCGCCCAGAATGGTCTTGAAAATCGGATAAAAAAACGATCCGGTGTTTCCACCCGCAGGCCCGGTCGTCCGGCAGCCCTGGATGAGAAGGGGATATCTGATCTTCTGGCAGCACGGCGGTCAGGAAAGACAATTGGTGAAGTGTGCCGTATCTTTGGTGTTTCCCGTAGCACGGTGAGCAAGATCCTTCGTGATTATCCGGAACTGAAAGGAGAATGGAAGGGCCCTGTTTCTCCGGGAAAACGGAACTGATTAATTAAAACAGACGATATATGCAGAAATTCTTATAGCGGTGTTCACGCTGGTCATAATCTGCGAGAATGTTTGGCCGGTTTCCCAGTTCAAGCATTCGTGAAGTAAGTGTCTCCATTCCGCAGGTACGATTAATAATTGCACGCAGCTCATCATTGACATGAAAGAGCGGCTCTTTCCCGATAGCTTCTATTGCATCTGATGGATATGCATCAATACCAAAATATTCAAAGATTGATTCCAGCGCGATAACCCATACACGTTCGGAGATTGCTTTTTGTGCTGCCTGTTCCGCTTCCTCTTCGCTGAGGACCAGGTATGCCTGTATTCCATCGCAGTAATATGCGTGGTAGCCATAGAGTCTGCCCGTCGATTGTGTGATGCGACCCGCTGATACACCAAGGAAACTCGCCAGTATCTCCGTTTGTGATTGGGGCTCTTTTGGGTTCAGTAAATCATCACCTGGGGGGGTTGGATTGAATGCTACAGATCTGCCTGGATGTGGTCTTATAGTATCAATATGACACACAGGAAAAAAAGGTTTTAGAATGTAATCCGCTGGAGTGCATGGAGTGCCATCTGGCGGTAGGTTTCCGGGTCGTTTGCATAGAATTCCCGTGCTTTTTTGCTGTCTTCGGTCTCCCCAAAGGCATCCGCACGGTCAAGTGTCTGGGCTGCCGTTTCATCCACCCATTTCCGGTAGGTGTCCTCGTCAATCTCTGCAACCGTTTCTGCCCGAATAGAGACAAAGGTTGCACCGTCAGGAGTATTGCGTGCCTGTGCCTTTCCAACGACCGCCACCCAGGCACTCTCATCAATTCGTGAGATCTGTTGTTTTGCCTCAGGCTGGTAACTGCCGGCGTTCACAAAGAATATCCCGGTCGGGTCCTGCACACGCACCGAGTAAAATGCATTTTCGTCTCCTTTCAGCTCTTTACGTATCATCTGTCCGCAGAAAAAGAGACGGTTGGAGCGGATTCCGCTGGGAAGCATCACATAGACCGGACTTTTCTCATCTTCCCCGTCTTTAAAGGTGAGGCGGATTTCCCGGACTTCCGCTGCAAATGCTCTGCGTGCGGGTTCACGGATATAGCGGCGTTGTGTGTTTGCAGGTGTTGTTGTTTGTGTTGGTGTACTCATGAGTGATCCCCTCCTGTCTGACCTTCGGCCCGGTTGATGAGCATCGCATGTTCTCCCTGGTCGTAGGTTACCAGGGCGACAGTATCGGAGTCACGGACAAGGACGGTTCCGTCAATATTCGGACCATTGCAAGAGATGTATCGTCCCATCAGACGTTCCTGGAACTGCATGAAGACATCATCCGGCCCAAGTGGTGAATTTTCTGCAATTTCAATTGCTTTTTCAAGGGTTAGGCCTGTTACCTTTTCGACAGCTTCTCGTTGCATGATGATATTTGTTGCAGTGATACCGTCATCAACAACACCGGTAATCCTGAGGTCATAGCGGAAATCCTGCTGCATTTCATGAACCGGGCAGAAATTCTGACGCGAAAGTGCACGGTTGCATCCTTCAACCCTGCAGCGTTTGATCAGGCCTGACCCCGTACTCATGTGAACAACCGCACCGACAATTGTTTCATTGCGTCCGTCACTTCCGATTTCAATGTCCGCTCCTTCTTCCTCAAGAATGGTTGCCCCGGAAAGATTGAGAGAATATCGTTCGTTGTATTCCTCAACACCTGCATAATAGATGCTGTAGACGCGGTCTTCCTCAAGTGTGATCTCCTCTGCACTCTCGTCCCTGTTCTTCCAGATGATAAATTTCATCCGGTCGGTTTCATCACCGACAAGACCGGTCTGGAGCATCCGGTCCGTTCGCACTTCCCAGTTGGTGAGCATTTTTACGCGGACGCAGGCGACCCCTGGAGTGAGGTCTGCGAGGGGGGTGACAACTGGCATCAGAGCACGGTCCTCTGCAATTGGGGTGATGGTTGTGCCGGAGTGAATCTTCATATTGGGGGCACCCCGGAATTCGTCGATGGTTGCGTTCTCCAGTCTGTACCACTTGTGTTCTTCAAGCGGTTCTGCACCTGCTTTTTCCCAGATGACAAATTCCATTGCACCGCTTGGGTCTGCGATAATACCCTTCTGTGCAATGGCAGGGCTGGGGGATGGCTGAAGGGCTACAATTTTTCCTTCGACAGTCACCCAGTCGTTTGGCTTTGCGGATCCAATCTCGCCGACGGTATCCGGACTGCCTGATGTGGTATTCAGTGATTCCGCCATTTCATCCGCTGCTGATGCCACCGTATTCCCGGTATCAGTGATTGGAGTTACTTTAGTACCTGAATGGAGCTTGAGATTCATCTTTTCTTTAAAGCTATCAGCAACAGCCGACTCAATTCTGTACCATTTTTCTTCTTCCAGTGGTGGAAGTTCTGATTTACTCCAGATGACAAATTCAATCGCATCAGTTGCATCTGCAATAATTCCCCGTTGTGAAATCGCAGGATTTCCCCCTTCTGATGTTTTCGTCACCTTTCCTTCAATAGTGACCCACTCATCAGGATTGAGTGATGCGATGGTTCTCAGTTCAGACGAATCTGCAGACGTACCGGTCATCCTTTCGGCAATTTTGTGCCAGTCCTGGCTGACAATCCTGCTCATCCCAGGCACCGGGACAACATTTGTACCGGAGTGTAGTTTGACATTGAGATTATCCCTGAATTCATCTGTAACACAGGATTCAATTCTATACCATGCATTTTCTTCAAGAGCTGGTATCTGTGCCTTCTCCCAGATAACAAATTCAATGGCACCGCTTTCGTCTGCAATAATTCCCCGCTGAGCGATTGCAGGATTTCCTCCGGCAGTGACCATCACAACTTTTCCTTCAATGGTGGCCCAGTCGTTTGCCTGAAGTTCTGCGATCTGCTTTTTATCTTCTGCTTCACGTTTCGGGGTGATCTGCTGTTCACGCATCACTTCATTTGTGACCTGGCGTTCGGCGTCTTCTGCCGGGATAAGAAACTCATTGATAAGAAGGCGAAGTTTTGCCGCAATCTTTTCTGTTTCCGGCGTGCCCCCCCGTTCTTCAATTGTTCTGGAGATTCTTTCTGCTGTTTGGGTAATTTGATCCATTTTCCATCTCCGTGGTTTTTTTAATTATCTAAGTGTTCATCATGCGATACATAATACCTGATTGGTTTGAACATTTTGTATCCATACCTAATGATTAATACCTCGCCGTGGAGGGTGAAAGTGAATTTGCGAAAGCAATATGATATAATAATAAATACTCCGGATGTCAAAGAGAAATGCCATGACTGTTACCGCAGACAGTACAATTGCAGATGTATTAAGAGAGAAACCAGAAGCAGCAGATATCCTATTCAGATTTGGTATGGGATGTATCGGTTGCGCTCTTGCAAATGGAGAATCTTTACGACAGGCAGCCCTTGGTCACGGGATCCCTCTTGATGAGCTCCTTGAAGCTTTGGGTATGGAAGAATAAGAAATATTATTGGTAATTATTCTCTTTTTTGTGTATATTTTTCAGTTCTTCGGCTGATGCCTCTGGATGTAGTGTAAGGTATTCTGCTACAACGGGTTCATGTACAAGAGTGCATCCTTCGCAGGACCATATTCTCCCGCCGTTCTCGCGCTCAAGCCATTTTCCCAGTGTTTTGTCGCCGCAAGGGTATAGCGGGCAGTAACAAAAGTCACATATTTGCTCTTTGCTGGACGGATGGCAGGGGTAATAGGGACATCCTTCTGGATTCCATCGCGTCCACCGCTCGCCGCCAATAGAACTGTGAATATAGAATGGCGGCCTTCTCATGGATTCTGTCTCATGGGGCGCCCAGGTTTCGGGAATACCGTATGTGATTGTTTCATATACCAATGCCTGTGCCCGTTTTATCCGTTCTTGTTCATTCTTTGATTCTTCCATTTCCTCACAGCAGATCAGTATGGTATTCGCTTCTGCTTCAGTTTCAGAAAACCCCGCGGAGATAAATGCCTGATCTCGTGCATCCTTTGCAGTACGCAGAAGTGCCCGGAGTCCCTCTTCAGGGAGCGGTTCGCGTGAATTAACAATGACTGTTACCGGGCCGGGCTGGTTATTTGACCCAACCGGTTGTGAATGGATGAAGACCATAATGCCGTCGTAGGCAAAGACGCGAAAATTGTCTACGGATGTTGTGACGTGCAGACCGACTATGTCAGTACCATATCCGTTTTTCCTGAGAATCCTCTGAAAAAAAGATTGAGAATCTTCCTTTGTACTGGTATGATGCAGATGAGCTGCGATGACGGTCGATAGGCGCATACCTCCCTCTCCTCTATGCTGTGCACCAGACATAATCGCAGTGAATGGACCCCGTATAACGAATGCTCCGTCCCGGAGAAAATATCGCATATAACTATACTTCGTATCAAAAATAAAAAACACTGTGGATATAAAACAATTAAATGTAAATGAAATCAGGCTACGTTGTAGCGGGCCCGGTCTTTAAGTTCCTGCTGCTTGCCCTGGTTCCATCCGGCCACATCTGCAAGATAGCCGGTCACCCGGGATACCTGAGACACGTCATGGCTACCGCATTCAGGACAAACGGCCTGACCACAGAGTGGGCAGTATTCAATCGTTTCAGTGATATTGTGGGTGCAGTGGCAGTGGTCGAGCGGGCACATTATCTCCAGTTGTGTTTCGCCGCAGCAGGGGCATGGAGTTTCATCGACAACGTGGTGACAGGTGTGGCATTTGTACCTGCGTTCTTCAACAGGAATATCTTCAAGAGTAGAGTACTTTTTCTTCAGAGCAAGTTGTTCGGATGTCCAGTTCATAGAAATATTCTCAGCAACCGGGACGATAAAAGTATGGGTGTCACTCATGGTAATGCCCCTGAATTATGCGGCATTATCCTGAACTCCTCTTTTCCCGCAGTTTGCGTAATTAATTTCTCTTTGCATGCCGGATAAAAATCATCCGCAGATTTCTTCGGGAGGAATACTGCTAAATTACCATCCAAAAAGGGTTTGCCTCAGGTGACTCATAGGGTTCATCACCTGCCGGCCGTTATGGCCCGCATCAGAATCGGTCACTCATCATCGGCGGAATCGGGCATAAGTACGTGCTGCCTCTGCCGGATCCTCTGCAGTGTAAATACTCCTGCCGACGATCATGCCATCGATCAGCGGGGCAATGGTTTCGGGATCTCCACCCTGTGCACCGACACCGGGAGACAGGATCTTCTTATCGCCGATGATCGCACGTAGGGTCTGCACACGTTCCGGGCGTGTAGCCGGTGCAATGATGCCGTGCGCCCCGGCGTCTACCGCCATCTGTGCCAGCAGTTCAGCATTCTTTCCGCTCAGGAATTCAAGGGCTCCGGGATGACTCATCTCCGCCACAACATAACATTCTCCCCCGGCGTCATCTGCGGCCTCCACGCAGGCAGCAACAGAGTCACTCCCGCAGAATCCCTGGCAGATGATCGCAAAAAATCCGGCGGCAAAGACCTGCTGTGCAATCAGACTGTTGGTGTTCGGGATATCGGCCACCTTAAAGTCGGCGATAAGAGGGATCCCGAATTCACTCAGGGGTGCTGCAATATCAAGCCCTGCCGCGAGCACCAGCGGGTAGCCTATCTTTATCGCATCGAGATGAGGTGCTGCAGCTTCTGCCACGCTGAGCGCCTCCTCGCGGGAGAGCACGTCCAGGGCAAGGATCAGATCAGGCATGGGACATCCGCTCCCGCACGGCCGCAATTATTAGCGGCAGGGTGATGGTCGCATCACCATAGACGGTCTGTGCATGTGCTTCACCGGTCACCTTTCCCCATGACTTTGCTTCGTCCAGTGTTGCACCGGAAAGCCCGCCAAGATCAGGTCGGTCACCGGTTAACTGGACTGCGTAGTCAAAGCCATTTGGCGTCATGAGCATACTCTGGAATATATAGTTTTTCGGTACACCACCGCCGATCAGGAATGCGCCTGCCCGCTTTGCGTTGAAACAGGTGTCCATCAGTCCGTTCATATCACCAAATGCGTCAATTGTCACTTTATGCATCTGGTTGAAGAGCCAGTACTGCAGACCGATCATTGAGTCCTGAATGGCGGGGCAGTAGACCGGAATGTCTGCCTCTGCCGCTGCGGCAAGAATGCCGGTGTCAAGGTGTTCGCCGATGTGGCGCAGGAGGCCGGATATTGAAAGGGTTGTTCCGTCCTCAAGCTCTCCGAGTGTCTCCTGCATGAACTCCTCAAAGGTTACAAAGGCGTCTGATGGCAGGAAGATGTCGTAGATACGATTTATTTCCTCTTCAAAGAGTTCATCATCATCACAGATCTCGGTGCCGTGGTAATGGTGGCATCCGATGGCCTCGATAGTGTCATGCGTCAGGTTGGCACCGGTTGATACCAGTACATCAATGTACCCGTCACGGATGAGGTCCTCCACAATTCCCCCCATGCCACCGGGAACCATTGCCCCTGCAAGACCCAGAAACCGTGTTGTATCTGCATCGGAAAACATTTCTGTGCAGATGTCGGTTGCCCGTGCAAGATATCCTGCATTATACGCTCCGGCATTCCCCAGTT
Above is a window of Methanogenium organophilum DNA encoding:
- a CDS encoding cation:proton antiporter regulatory subunit: MGFFHQVLPGIGTKYELETDSGDIISVIFMANGRVQLYTQPARCPECYAADLNPMETRRLGNVLTGAIMEAEEEGVEIAFSALADLRIVVHTYIIGAKLAGKAISDLDIRSRTGVTVLAVSRDGKNTVNPRPDFRFISGDAVVVIGESDQIRAFEQEFME
- a CDS encoding cation:proton antiporter yields the protein MEGIAVALAVCVGVALICRRYAIPPIPFYIITGLLLGTAGLGVVHSSEVSEWIAHMGLLFLLFTMGLHLHPGEVAKRRSSFLKAGIIDLCINFSAGFAVAFIIGLPLYDAVVLAGAFYISSSAIALSSLIDNRKLGFRESDTVIWLMVFEDIILVALLIMLASQDVSPLRTIGIILCVAVAAFTFAWKFRGHLHQFFAREDELPILVVFLSVVLAVAIAGVTGVPDSLLVIILGSAISLVASERAEAVARPFREVFLVVFFVFFGISVSFSGAPSLILLASVIILAIVTKFCSGVLIGKVIHGRALSGIDIWADTTSRGEFSILLALLYGSSAVVPVVAALVVVTSCVGSFTGKYSIRIRRWFGGITAGK
- a CDS encoding helix-turn-helix domain-containing protein, which gives rise to MKQQSVVYLNSRKPADFEKQKVDIENFCKYRFEIERIFHDNQSPFIPASNRSEFIEMVNYCAEKGISNIIFYDLDTTLKIPDVFISELSIVLERGYIPYWARGDFISGRYDSDERREAVNAFSRYLEQFAAQNGLENRIKKRSGVSTRRPGRPAALDEKGISDLLAARRSGKTIGEVCRIFGVSRSTVSKILRDYPELKGEWKGPVSPGKRN
- a CDS encoding nucleic acid-binding protein, giving the protein MSTPTQTTTPANTQRRYIREPARRAFAAEVREIRLTFKDGEDEKSPVYVMLPSGIRSNRLFFCGQMIRKELKGDENAFYSVRVQDPTGIFFVNAGSYQPEAKQQISRIDESAWVAVVGKAQARNTPDGATFVSIRAETVAEIDEDTYRKWVDETAAQTLDRADAFGETEDSKKAREFYANDPETYRQMALHALQRITF
- a CDS encoding DUF1858 domain-containing protein; this encodes MTVTADSTIADVLREKPEAADILFRFGMGCIGCALANGESLRQAALGHGIPLDELLEALGMEE
- a CDS encoding cysteine-rich small domain-containing protein gives rise to the protein MRLSTVIAAHLHHTSTKEDSQSFFQRILRKNGYGTDIVGLHVTTSVDNFRVFAYDGIMVFIHSQPVGSNNQPGPVTVIVNSREPLPEEGLRALLRTAKDARDQAFISAGFSETEAEANTILICCEEMEESKNEQERIKRAQALVYETITYGIPETWAPHETESMRRPPFYIHSSIGGERWTRWNPEGCPYYPCHPSSKEQICDFCYCPLYPCGDKTLGKWLERENGGRIWSCEGCTLVHEPVVAEYLTLHPEASAEELKNIHKKENNYQ
- the nrdD gene encoding anaerobic ribonucleoside-triphosphate reductase, which produces MNWTSEQLALKKKYSTLEDIPVEERRYKCHTCHHVVDETPCPCCGETQLEIMCPLDHCHCTHNITETIEYCPLCGQAVCPECGSHDVSQVSRVTGYLADVAGWNQGKQQELKDRARYNVA
- the pyrF gene encoding orotidine-5'-phosphate decarboxylase; its protein translation is MPDLILALDVLSREEALSVAEAAAPHLDAIKIGYPLVLAAGLDIAAPLSEFGIPLIADFKVADIPNTNSLIAQQVFAAGFFAIICQGFCGSDSVAACVEAADDAGGECYVVAEMSHPGALEFLSGKNAELLAQMAVDAGAHGIIAPATRPERVQTLRAIIGDKKILSPGVGAQGGDPETIAPLIDGMIVGRSIYTAEDPAEAARTYARFRR
- a CDS encoding deoxyhypusine synthase, whose amino-acid sequence is MHGENGKTACTSPVIQARVRAGMTVAELVEELGNAGAYNAGYLARATDICTEMFSDADTTRFLGLAGAMVPGGMGGIVEDLIRDGYIDVLVSTGANLTHDTIEAIGCHHYHGTEICDDDELFEEEINRIYDIFLPSDAFVTFEEFMQETLGELEDGTTLSISGLLRHIGEHLDTGILAAAAEADIPVYCPAIQDSMIGLQYWLFNQMHKVTIDAFGDMNGLMDTCFNAKRAGAFLIGGGVPKNYIFQSMLMTPNGFDYAVQLTGDRPDLGGLSGATLDEAKSWGKVTGEAHAQTVYGDATITLPLIIAAVRERMSHA